One Haemorhous mexicanus isolate bHaeMex1 chromosome 19, bHaeMex1.pri, whole genome shotgun sequence genomic window carries:
- the SNAP29 gene encoding synaptosomal-associated protein 29 gives MSALPRSYNPFAEDEEDDVAPAGPGGAGGADRQRYLQQEVLRRTAATADSTSRSLSLLYESERIGVAASEELVRQGEALKRTEQMVDKMDQDLKTSQRHINSIKSVWGGLVNYFKAKPPESKPEQNGAPEYYANSRLKEAMMSSKEQESKYQESHPNLRKLDYSDNDFSKADLDSSVQRDAYPKNQQLRAYHQKIDTNLDEMSSGLSRLKSLALGLQTEIEEQDDMLDRLTKKVETLDVNIKNTDRKVRQL, from the exons ATGTCGGCGCTCCCGAGGAGCTACAACCCGTTCGCGGAGGACGAGGAGGACGATGTGGCGCCGGCGGgtcccggcggggcgggcggcgcggacCGGCAGCGGtacctgcagcaggaggtgctgcGCCGCACCGCCGCCACCGCCGACAGCACCTCCCGCTCCCTGTCGCTGCTCTACGAGTCCGAGCGCATCGGCGTGGCCGCCTCCGAG GAGCTCGTCCGGCAGGGAGAGGCTCTGAAGCGCACAGAGCAGATGGTGGATAAAATGGACCAGGACTTGAAAACGAGCCAAAGGCACATCAACAGCATCAAGAGTGTTTGGGGGGGCTTGGTAAACTACTTCAAAGCCAAACCACCAGAGAGCAAGCCAGAGCAGAATGGAGCCCCTGAATATTATGCTAACAGCAG gtTAAAAGAAGCAATGATGTCTAGTAAAGAACAAGAGTCAAAATACCAGGAAAGCCATCCAAATTTGAGGAAGCTAGATTATTCAG ACAATGACTTCAGCAAAGCAGATTTAGATTCTTCAGTGCAAAGGGATGCCTACCCAAAGAACCAACAACTGCGAGCTTACCACCAGAAAATTGATACCAACTTAG ATGAGATGTCTTCTGGGCTGAGTCGCCTGAAGAGCCTTGCTCTTGGCCTGCAGACTGAAATAGAAGAGCAGGATGATATGTTGGATCGGCTCACAAAGAAAGTAGAGACACTGGATGTCAACATTAAAAACACTGATAGGAAAGTCCGACAGCTTTAA